One genomic window of Actinoplanes lobatus includes the following:
- the rpsA gene encoding 30S ribosomal protein S1: MTSSIEATSSANRVTVDDLGSEEAFLAAIDETIKYFNDGDIVEGTVVKVDRDEVLLDIGYKTEGVIPSRELSIKHDVDPAEVVSVGDHIEALVLTKEDKEGRLILSKKRAQYERAWGTIEKIKEDDGVVRGSVIEVVKGGLILDIGLRGFLPASLVEMRRVRDLQPYVGRELEAKIIELDKNRNNVVLSRRAWLEQTQSEVRTEFLNKLQKGQVRKGVVSSIVNFGAFVDLGGVDGLVHVSELSWKHIDHPSEVVEVGQEVEVEVLDVDLDRERVSLSLKATQEDPWRQFARTHAINQIVPGKVTKLVPFGAFVRVDDGIEGLVHISELAERHVELPEQVVQVGSDVLVKVIDIDLERRRISLSLKQANEGFVEGEEHFDPTLYGMAATYDNEGNYIYPEGFDPETGEWLEGFDKQRETWEKQYADARERWEAHTKQVQASRDADAEAALNPAPAGGVTTSSSSTSSSAPARSAEEPAGTLATDEALAALREKLAGGKS; the protein is encoded by the coding sequence ATGACGAGCAGCATCGAGGCCACCTCGAGCGCCAACCGGGTCACCGTCGACGATCTCGGATCCGAGGAAGCATTCCTCGCGGCCATCGACGAGACCATCAAGTACTTCAACGACGGCGACATTGTCGAAGGCACCGTCGTCAAGGTCGATCGGGACGAGGTCCTGCTCGACATCGGCTACAAGACCGAGGGTGTCATCCCCTCGCGCGAGTTGTCGATCAAGCACGACGTGGACCCCGCGGAAGTGGTGTCGGTTGGTGACCACATCGAAGCCCTCGTCCTCACCAAGGAGGACAAGGAGGGTCGTCTGATCCTCTCGAAGAAGCGTGCGCAGTACGAGCGCGCGTGGGGCACCATCGAGAAGATCAAGGAAGACGACGGCGTCGTCCGCGGCTCCGTCATCGAGGTCGTCAAGGGTGGTCTCATCCTCGACATCGGCCTCCGCGGCTTCCTCCCGGCCTCCCTGGTCGAGATGCGCCGTGTCCGCGACCTCCAGCCGTACGTCGGCCGCGAGCTCGAGGCGAAGATCATCGAGCTGGACAAGAACCGCAACAACGTGGTTCTGTCCCGCCGCGCCTGGCTCGAGCAGACGCAGTCCGAGGTTCGTACCGAGTTCCTCAACAAGCTGCAGAAGGGCCAGGTCCGCAAGGGCGTCGTGTCCTCCATCGTCAACTTCGGCGCCTTCGTGGACCTGGGCGGCGTGGACGGCCTGGTGCACGTCTCCGAGCTCTCCTGGAAGCACATCGACCACCCGTCCGAGGTCGTCGAGGTCGGCCAGGAGGTCGAGGTCGAGGTTCTCGACGTCGACCTGGACCGCGAGCGCGTCTCCCTGTCGCTGAAGGCGACCCAGGAGGACCCGTGGCGTCAGTTCGCCCGGACCCACGCGATCAACCAGATCGTCCCGGGTAAGGTCACCAAGCTCGTTCCGTTCGGCGCCTTCGTCCGCGTGGACGACGGCATCGAGGGCCTGGTGCACATCTCCGAGCTGGCCGAGCGTCACGTCGAGCTGCCCGAGCAGGTCGTTCAGGTCGGGTCGGATGTCCTGGTCAAGGTCATCGACATCGACCTGGAGCGCCGCCGGATCTCGCTGTCGCTCAAGCAGGCCAACGAGGGCTTCGTCGAGGGCGAGGAGCACTTCGACCCGACCCTCTACGGCATGGCTGCCACGTACGACAACGAGGGCAACTACATCTACCCGGAGGGCTTCGACCCGGAGACGGGCGAGTGGCTCGAGGGCTTCGACAAGCAGCGCGAGACGTGGGAGAAGCAGTACGCCGACGCCCGCGAGCGCTGGGAGGCCCACACCAAGCAGGTGCAGGCGTCCCGCGACGCCGACGCCGAGGCCGCGCTCAACCCGGCTCCGGCCGGTGGCGTGACCACGTCGTCGTCCTCGACGAGCTCGTCGGCCCCGGCGCGCTCCGCCGAGGAGCCCGCGGGCACCCTGGCCACCGACGAGGCTCTCGCCGCTCTGCGCGAGAAGCTGGCCGGCGGCAAGAGCTGA
- the coaE gene encoding dephospho-CoA kinase, translating to MLRVGLTGGIGAGKSAVARRLAERGAVIIDADLLSREVVQPGTEGLAEIVAAFGPGVLTPDGELDRPALGAEVFGDEEARRRLERIIHPRVRQRTVEMTRAAGADAVVVNDVPLLAEVGLAPTYHLVIVVTADRDVRLERLTGLRGMTEAEAAARIDAQTDDDHRRAVADVVLENDADLDRLHARVDLVWRERLVEFERNLRLRRSAPRNTGPRMAPSDPEWPRAAARLVARLRHGLGDGAGIHHIGSTAVPGLPAQDVIDLMIGVRTLDEADALAGTLADLGFPERPGDWSDHAYGIAGSTWPMRMHGCADPGYRVDLHVRVTGSPGWRFALLTRDHLRAVPEARDAYAAAKQSHVRGSRDRLEQEARAADDWAEATGWQPETGTD from the coding sequence ATGCTGAGAGTCGGGCTCACGGGTGGTATCGGTGCGGGCAAGAGCGCGGTCGCCCGCCGGCTCGCCGAACGGGGTGCGGTGATCATCGACGCCGACCTGCTCTCCCGGGAGGTGGTCCAGCCCGGCACCGAGGGGCTGGCCGAGATCGTCGCCGCGTTCGGGCCCGGTGTGCTCACCCCCGACGGCGAGCTGGACCGCCCGGCCCTGGGCGCCGAGGTGTTCGGTGACGAGGAGGCCCGCCGCCGCCTGGAGCGGATCATCCACCCCCGGGTGCGGCAGCGGACCGTCGAGATGACCCGTGCGGCCGGGGCCGATGCCGTGGTGGTCAACGACGTGCCGTTGCTGGCCGAGGTGGGGCTGGCTCCCACGTACCATCTGGTGATCGTCGTCACCGCGGACCGTGACGTGCGTCTCGAACGTCTCACCGGCCTGCGTGGCATGACCGAGGCGGAGGCCGCCGCCCGCATCGACGCGCAGACCGACGACGACCACCGCCGGGCCGTCGCCGACGTCGTCCTGGAGAACGACGCCGACCTGGACCGGCTGCACGCCCGGGTGGACCTGGTGTGGCGCGAGAGGCTGGTCGAGTTCGAGCGCAACCTGCGGCTGCGGCGCTCCGCCCCGAGGAACACCGGGCCGCGCATGGCGCCCTCGGACCCGGAGTGGCCGCGTGCCGCCGCCCGGCTCGTCGCCCGGCTCCGGCACGGACTCGGTGACGGCGCCGGGATTCACCACATCGGATCGACCGCGGTGCCCGGGCTGCCCGCCCAGGACGTCATCGATCTGATGATCGGCGTACGCACCCTCGACGAGGCCGACGCGCTCGCCGGCACGCTCGCCGACCTGGGCTTCCCGGAGCGGCCCGGCGACTGGTCCGACCACGCCTACGGCATCGCCGGCAGCACCTGGCCGATGCGGATGCACGGCTGTGCCGACCCGGGCTACCGGGTCGACCTGCACGTCCGCGTCACCGGGTCACCCGGCTGGCGGTTCGCCCTGCTGACGCGTGACCACCTGCGGGCCGTTCCGGAGGCGCGCGACGCCTACGCCGCGGCGAAGCAGTCGCACGTGCGGGGGAGCCGGGACCGGCTCGAGCAGGAGGCCCGGGCGGCCGACGACTGGGCCGAGGCGACCGGCTGGCAGCCCGAAACCGGCACCGACTGA
- the uvrB gene encoding excinuclease ABC subunit UvrB: MALDIPRLDGRFEVVSDYQPAGDQPAAIDDLERRARRGDRHTVLLGATGTGKSATTAWLIERLQRPALVLAPNKTLCAQLAKEFRELLPNNAVEYFVSYYDYYQPEAYIAQTDTYIEKDSSINEEVERLRHSATRSLLTRRDTIVVATVSAIYGLGTPQEYVNMAARVKVGEEIDRDKLLRKLVDIQYTRNDMAFQRGTFRVRGDTLEIIPAYEELAIRIELFGDEVEKLYYLHPLTGDVIREVDELIIFPATHYGAGPERMERATRDIEAELEERLAEFERQGKLLEAQRLRMRTTYDLEMMRQVGFCNGIENYSMHMDGRTFGEPAYTLLDYFPDDFVTVIDESHVTIPQIGGMYEGDASRKRILIEHGFRLPSAADNRPLRFDEFLERVGQMVFLSATPGNWEMQQAQGEFVEQVIRPTGLVDPHVVVKPTKGQIDDLMHEIKLRTEKDERVLVTTLTKKMAEDLTDYLLENGIRVRYLHSEVDTLRRVELLKELRKGDYDVLVGINLLREGLDLPEVSLVAILDADKEGFLRSGRSLIQTIGRAARNVSGEVHMYADKITPSMRDAIDETERRRAKQIAHNEANGIKPQALRKKIHDILDDIYREAEDTDEAVGGPMVGGAGRQMSRGKAPVPETRSKGRAAAAPARAGMARAELAQLIQDLNEQMLGAARELQFELAARIRDEIHDLKKELRGMDAAGVK; this comes from the coding sequence ATGGCGCTAGACATCCCGCGACTCGACGGCCGATTCGAGGTCGTCAGCGACTACCAGCCCGCCGGTGACCAGCCGGCCGCGATCGACGACCTGGAGCGGCGGGCCCGGCGCGGCGACCGGCACACCGTCCTGCTCGGCGCCACCGGCACCGGTAAGAGCGCGACCACGGCCTGGCTCATCGAGCGGCTCCAGCGACCGGCCCTGGTGCTGGCGCCCAACAAGACGCTCTGCGCCCAGCTCGCCAAGGAGTTCCGCGAGCTGCTGCCGAACAACGCGGTGGAGTATTTCGTCAGCTACTACGACTACTACCAGCCCGAGGCGTACATCGCCCAGACCGACACCTACATCGAGAAGGACTCCTCGATCAACGAGGAGGTGGAGCGGCTGCGCCACTCCGCCACCCGGTCGCTGCTGACCCGGCGCGACACGATCGTGGTCGCGACGGTCAGCGCCATCTACGGCCTCGGCACCCCGCAGGAGTACGTCAACATGGCCGCCCGGGTCAAGGTCGGTGAGGAGATCGACCGCGACAAGCTGCTGCGCAAGCTGGTCGACATCCAGTACACCCGCAACGACATGGCCTTCCAGCGTGGCACGTTCCGGGTCCGGGGCGACACCCTGGAGATCATCCCGGCCTACGAGGAACTCGCCATCCGGATCGAGCTGTTCGGCGACGAGGTGGAGAAGCTCTACTACCTGCACCCGCTCACCGGCGACGTGATCCGCGAGGTCGACGAGCTGATCATCTTCCCGGCCACGCACTACGGCGCCGGCCCGGAGCGGATGGAGCGGGCGACCCGCGACATCGAGGCCGAGCTGGAGGAGCGGCTCGCCGAGTTCGAGCGGCAGGGCAAGCTGCTCGAGGCTCAGCGGCTGCGGATGCGGACCACCTACGACCTCGAGATGATGCGGCAGGTCGGGTTCTGCAACGGCATCGAGAACTACTCGATGCACATGGACGGCCGGACGTTCGGGGAGCCCGCCTACACCCTGCTGGACTACTTCCCCGACGACTTCGTCACCGTCATCGACGAGTCGCACGTGACGATCCCGCAGATCGGCGGGATGTACGAGGGCGACGCCTCGCGGAAACGGATCCTCATCGAGCACGGCTTCCGCCTGCCCAGCGCCGCCGACAACCGGCCCCTGCGGTTCGACGAGTTCCTCGAGCGCGTCGGCCAGATGGTGTTCCTCTCCGCCACCCCCGGCAACTGGGAGATGCAGCAGGCCCAGGGCGAGTTCGTCGAGCAGGTGATCCGCCCCACCGGCCTGGTCGACCCGCACGTCGTGGTGAAACCCACCAAGGGCCAGATCGACGACCTGATGCACGAGATCAAACTGCGGACCGAGAAGGACGAGCGGGTCCTGGTCACCACCCTCACCAAGAAGATGGCCGAGGACCTCACCGACTATCTCCTGGAGAACGGGATCCGCGTCCGGTACCTGCACTCCGAGGTGGACACGCTGCGCCGCGTCGAGCTGCTCAAGGAGCTGCGCAAGGGCGACTACGACGTGCTGGTCGGCATCAACCTGCTCCGTGAGGGCCTCGACCTGCCCGAGGTCTCGCTGGTCGCCATCCTCGACGCCGACAAGGAGGGGTTCCTGCGCAGCGGCCGGTCCCTGATCCAGACCATCGGCCGGGCCGCACGGAACGTCTCCGGCGAGGTCCACATGTATGCCGACAAGATCACGCCGTCGATGCGGGACGCCATCGACGAGACCGAGCGGCGCCGGGCCAAGCAGATCGCCCACAACGAGGCCAACGGGATCAAGCCGCAGGCGCTGCGGAAGAAGATCCACGACATCCTGGACGACATCTACCGCGAGGCCGAGGACACCGACGAGGCGGTCGGCGGGCCGATGGTCGGCGGCGCGGGCCGGCAGATGTCCCGGGGCAAGGCGCCCGTCCCGGAGACCCGGTCGAAAGGCAGGGCGGCGGCCGCTCCGGCGCGCGCGGGCATGGCCCGGGCCGAGCTGGCCCAGCTCATCCAGGACCTCAACGAGCAGATGCTGGGGGCGGCCCGGGAGTTGCAGTTCGAGCTGGCCGCCCGGATCCGCGACGAGATCCACGACCTGAAGAAGGAGCTGCGCGGCATGGACGCGGCGGGGGTGAAATAG
- a CDS encoding GNAT family N-acetyltransferase: MTAVPEVPGVMLPAPAGRFRAVAEDETPEAEIAGLVRRCWAADGGLPLVVEPWFLRGRWFAAGTVRFAVRADDGALIGAAAVRPAADGPVITGLVDPAFRGRGIGGHLLDTALAAARAETLAAARAETLGPRPHTGADGALTPTEPGAAPAALGGGGGLSGSEGGDGSLDSASGGGLSGPEGGEGSPDSASGGDLPGPEGGAGGHDVTVESEGLTAGAGELFVARGLRRFFAEDVMRIGLGAEAAGLGAEAAGSGAAEAAVIRWPEGTELVEWSAGTAGRFHAVYAAAFRERPGFPDPPAAEWIAENAEDDDFRPAWSLLAVLPGIGDAGFVTAADGWIVQVGVLPVARGVGLGGALVRESLRRMTGAGAGEAWLCVNVDNPAAGLYRRLGFQEHGRRARYRRPGLDPDHDFFTG, translated from the coding sequence ATGACGGCTGTTCCCGAAGTGCCCGGTGTGATGCTGCCCGCTCCGGCCGGGCGATTCCGGGCGGTGGCGGAGGACGAGACGCCGGAGGCCGAGATCGCCGGGCTCGTCCGGCGCTGCTGGGCGGCCGACGGCGGGCTGCCGCTGGTGGTGGAGCCGTGGTTCCTGCGCGGGCGCTGGTTCGCTGCGGGGACGGTGCGGTTCGCCGTGCGGGCGGACGACGGTGCTCTGATCGGGGCGGCCGCGGTCCGGCCCGCCGCGGACGGGCCGGTGATCACCGGCCTCGTCGACCCGGCGTTCCGGGGTCGCGGCATCGGCGGCCACCTGCTGGACACCGCCCTGGCCGCAGCGCGGGCCGAGACCCTGGCCGCAGCGCGGGCCGAGACCCTCGGCCCGCGGCCCCACACGGGCGCCGATGGTGCCCTCACACCCACGGAACCGGGCGCCGCGCCCGCCGCCCTCGGCGGTGGTGGTGGTCTTTCCGGCTCGGAGGGCGGTGACGGCTCTCTCGACTCGGCGAGCGGTGGTGGTCTTTCCGGCCCGGAGGGCGGTGAGGGTTCTCCTGACTCGGCGAGCGGTGGAGATCTTCCGGGACCGGAGGGCGGTGCTGGTGGACATGACGTCACGGTGGAGAGTGAAGGGCTGACGGCCGGGGCCGGGGAGCTGTTCGTGGCCCGCGGGCTGCGGCGGTTCTTCGCCGAGGACGTGATGCGGATCGGGCTCGGGGCGGAGGCGGCGGGGCTCGGGGCGGAGGCGGCCGGGTCCGGGGCTGCGGAGGCCGCGGTGATCCGGTGGCCGGAGGGGACCGAGCTGGTCGAGTGGTCAGCCGGGACGGCCGGGCGATTCCACGCCGTGTATGCGGCGGCGTTCCGGGAGCGGCCCGGCTTTCCGGATCCGCCGGCCGCGGAGTGGATCGCGGAGAATGCGGAGGACGACGACTTCCGGCCCGCCTGGTCGCTGCTGGCCGTCCTGCCCGGTATCGGGGACGCCGGCTTCGTGACCGCGGCGGACGGCTGGATCGTGCAGGTCGGTGTCCTGCCTGTGGCCCGGGGAGTGGGTCTCGGCGGTGCGCTGGTCCGGGAGTCGCTGCGGCGGATGACCGGCGCGGGGGCGGGCGAGGCCTGGCTCTGCGTCAACGTCGACAACCCGGCCGCCGGGCTCTACCGCCGGCTCGGGTTCCAGGAGCACGGGCGCCGGGCCCGGTACCGGCGGCCCGGGCTCGACCCGGATCACGACTTCTTCACCGGCTGA
- a CDS encoding TerC family protein: MNVSAWVWVATLVALVAVLAVDLLIIGRRPHEPSMKEAGGWVAFYVGLAVLFGIGLWLAAGGQAAGEFYTGWLTEYSLSVDNLFVFVIIMARFAVPRHLQQKVLLIGIVLALVMRGAFIAAGAALISQFSWVFYIFGAFLVYTAITLVKGGENDEDDFKENILIRWAKRALPLSSSFGDGRFSLVTEAGKRLFTPMLIVMIAIGTTDLIFALDSIPAIFGITKEPYLVFTANVFALMGLRQLYFLLGGLLERLVYLNIGLAVVLAFIGVKLVLEALHTNNLPFLHGGQPFHWAPEIPIWLSLLVILGTLAVATVASLAKSSRDRKRELITAER, encoded by the coding sequence TTGAACGTTTCCGCCTGGGTCTGGGTCGCCACCCTGGTCGCCCTCGTCGCTGTGCTAGCCGTCGATCTGCTCATCATCGGCCGCCGGCCACACGAGCCCAGCATGAAGGAAGCGGGAGGCTGGGTCGCGTTCTACGTCGGCCTCGCCGTGCTCTTCGGCATCGGGCTCTGGCTGGCCGCGGGCGGGCAGGCGGCCGGTGAGTTCTACACCGGCTGGCTCACCGAGTATTCGCTGAGCGTCGACAACCTGTTCGTCTTCGTGATCATCATGGCCCGCTTCGCGGTCCCGCGGCACCTGCAACAGAAGGTGCTGCTGATCGGCATCGTGCTGGCGCTCGTCATGCGTGGCGCGTTCATCGCCGCCGGCGCCGCCCTGATCTCGCAGTTCTCCTGGGTCTTCTACATCTTCGGCGCCTTCCTCGTCTACACCGCGATCACGCTGGTCAAGGGCGGGGAGAACGACGAGGACGACTTCAAGGAGAACATCCTGATCCGCTGGGCGAAGCGGGCGCTGCCGCTCTCCTCGTCCTTCGGCGACGGCCGGTTCAGCCTCGTCACCGAGGCCGGCAAGCGGCTGTTCACCCCGATGCTCATCGTGATGATCGCGATCGGCACCACCGACCTGATCTTCGCGCTCGACTCGATCCCGGCGATCTTCGGCATCACGAAGGAGCCGTACCTCGTCTTCACCGCGAACGTGTTCGCGCTGATGGGCCTGCGCCAGCTGTACTTCCTGCTCGGCGGCCTGCTCGAGCGTCTCGTCTACCTCAACATCGGTCTCGCCGTGGTGCTCGCCTTCATCGGCGTGAAGCTGGTCCTCGAGGCCCTGCACACGAACAACCTGCCGTTCCTGCACGGCGGTCAGCCCTTCCACTGGGCTCCGGAGATCCCGATCTGGCTCTCCCTGCTGGTCATCCTCGGCACCCTGGCTGTCGCCACGGTCGCCAGCCTGGCCAAATCCTCCCGCGACCGGAAACGGGAACTGATCACCGCCGAGCGCTGA
- the typA gene encoding translational GTPase TypA, with product MQTRTDLRNVAIIAHVDHGKTTLVDAMLRQGSQSHARGEMADRVMDSMDLEREKGITILAKNTAISYQPAEGEAVTINIIDTPGHADFGGEVERGLTMVDGVALLVDASEGPLPQTRFVLRKALAAKLPIILIINKVDRPDARIKEVVDETYELFLDLDADEHQIEFPIVYACARDGIASLTQPKDGTVPEDSDSLDVLFSTILDTIPAPKFHEDAPLQAHVVNLDASPFLGRLALCRVHEGTIRKGQTVAWCKTDGTISNVRISELLVTEGLERKPAESAGPGDIIALAGIPEIMIGETLADAENPIPLPLITVDEPAISMVIGTNTSPMVGKVKGAKVTARMVKDRLDKELIGNVSLRVLPTDRPDAWEVQGRGELALAILVEQMRRENYELTVGKPQVVTKTINGKVHEPVERLTIDAPDEYMGAITQLLSTRKGRMEELINHGTGWLRMEWLVPARGLIGFRTEFLTETRGTGIMHHLFEAYEPWFGELRTRQNGSLVADRAGAVTAFAMINIQERGQLFVEPATEVYEGMIVGENSRDDDMDVNITKEKKLTNMRAASADNTEKVIPPRKLSLEQSLEFCREDECVEVTPAAVRIRKVVLDQTARGRAAARRKHQ from the coding sequence ATGCAGACCCGCACCGACCTACGCAACGTCGCCATCATCGCTCACGTCGACCATGGCAAAACCACCCTGGTCGACGCCATGCTGCGCCAGGGCAGCCAGTCCCACGCGCGTGGCGAGATGGCCGACCGCGTCATGGACTCCATGGACCTGGAGCGGGAAAAGGGCATCACCATTCTCGCCAAGAACACGGCGATCAGCTACCAGCCCGCCGAGGGCGAAGCCGTCACCATCAACATCATCGACACCCCCGGCCACGCCGACTTCGGCGGTGAGGTCGAGCGCGGCCTGACCATGGTCGACGGCGTCGCCCTGTTGGTGGACGCCTCCGAGGGCCCGCTGCCGCAGACCCGCTTCGTGCTGCGCAAGGCCCTGGCCGCCAAGCTGCCGATCATCCTGATCATCAACAAGGTGGACCGGCCGGACGCGCGGATCAAGGAGGTCGTCGACGAGACGTACGAGCTCTTCCTCGACCTCGACGCCGACGAGCACCAGATCGAGTTCCCGATCGTCTACGCCTGCGCCCGCGACGGCATCGCCTCGCTGACCCAGCCCAAGGACGGCACCGTCCCCGAGGACAGCGACTCCCTCGACGTGCTGTTCAGCACCATCCTCGACACCATCCCGGCGCCGAAGTTCCATGAGGACGCCCCGCTGCAGGCGCACGTCGTCAACCTCGACGCCTCGCCGTTCCTCGGCCGTCTCGCGCTCTGCCGCGTCCACGAGGGCACCATCCGCAAGGGCCAGACCGTCGCCTGGTGCAAGACCGACGGCACCATCAGCAACGTGCGCATCTCCGAGCTGCTCGTCACCGAGGGCCTGGAGCGCAAGCCCGCCGAGAGCGCCGGCCCCGGCGACATCATCGCCCTCGCCGGCATCCCCGAGATCATGATCGGTGAGACCCTCGCCGACGCGGAGAACCCGATCCCGCTCCCCCTGATCACCGTCGACGAGCCGGCCATCTCGATGGTCATCGGCACCAACACGTCGCCGATGGTCGGCAAGGTCAAGGGCGCCAAGGTCACCGCCCGCATGGTCAAGGACCGCCTCGACAAGGAGCTCATCGGCAACGTGTCGCTGCGCGTCCTGCCGACCGACCGTCCCGACGCGTGGGAGGTCCAGGGCCGTGGCGAGCTGGCCCTCGCCATCCTGGTCGAGCAGATGCGCCGGGAGAACTACGAGCTCACCGTGGGCAAGCCGCAGGTCGTCACCAAGACCATCAACGGCAAGGTCCACGAGCCGGTCGAGCGCCTCACCATCGACGCCCCCGACGAGTACATGGGCGCCATCACCCAGCTGCTCTCCACCCGCAAGGGCCGCATGGAGGAGCTGATCAACCACGGCACCGGCTGGCTCCGCATGGAGTGGCTCGTCCCTGCCCGTGGCCTGATCGGCTTCCGGACCGAGTTCCTCACCGAGACCCGCGGCACCGGCATCATGCACCACCTGTTCGAGGCCTACGAGCCGTGGTTCGGCGAGCTGCGCACCCGCCAGAACGGCTCCCTCGTGGCCGACCGGGCCGGCGCTGTCACCGCCTTCGCGATGATCAACATCCAGGAACGCGGGCAGCTCTTCGTCGAGCCCGCCACCGAGGTGTACGAAGGCATGATCGTCGGTGAGAACTCCCGTGACGACGACATGGACGTCAACATCACCAAGGAGAAGAAACTCACCAACATGCGTGCGGCCAGCGCGGACAACACCGAGAAGGTGATCCCGCCGCGCAAGCTGTCCCTGGAGCAGTCCCTGGAGTTCTGCCGCGAGGACGAGTGCGTCGAGGTCACCCCGGCCGCGGTCCGCATCCGCAAGGTCGTCCTCGACCAGACGGCCCGCGGTCGCGCCGCGGCCCGCCGCAAGCACCAGTAA
- a CDS encoding lytic transglycosylase domain-containing protein: MKKRINLVAAVTALVVTAGCGLAGASENGNDPVGAPPVSVAPATTEPVIEETTAAPVETTTKPKPTKKATKSPTASASPVQTDWSQVPDCFSYEGKNISKAKAKAALKKASGRIYWRTEAPQLKLNFTLVKAVSWQESGWQSAIKNCDEGFGLMQVMPDTLDHMNQRFGLDYDANGNYQDNAYAGANYLAWLTRYFGDNYFKESYDLSPSKCKSHSSWCLLNVVISGYNAGYGTVDSAAKSKTLPNPDYVDSVRSLMADCPCDKY; encoded by the coding sequence ATGAAAAAACGCATCAACCTGGTCGCGGCGGTCACGGCGCTGGTCGTGACGGCGGGCTGCGGACTGGCCGGTGCCAGCGAGAACGGGAACGATCCGGTGGGCGCACCGCCGGTGTCGGTGGCGCCCGCCACAACCGAGCCGGTGATCGAGGAGACGACGGCCGCGCCGGTGGAGACCACGACGAAGCCGAAGCCGACGAAGAAGGCCACCAAGTCGCCGACGGCCAGTGCGAGCCCGGTCCAGACGGACTGGAGTCAGGTTCCGGACTGTTTCAGCTACGAGGGCAAGAACATCTCCAAGGCCAAGGCCAAGGCGGCTCTCAAGAAGGCGTCCGGCCGGATCTACTGGCGCACCGAGGCGCCCCAGCTGAAGCTCAACTTCACCCTGGTCAAGGCGGTGTCCTGGCAGGAGAGCGGCTGGCAGAGCGCGATCAAGAACTGTGACGAGGGCTTCGGTCTCATGCAGGTGATGCCGGACACGCTGGACCATATGAACCAGCGGTTCGGCCTGGACTATGACGCGAACGGGAACTATCAGGACAACGCGTACGCCGGGGCGAACTACCTGGCCTGGCTGACCCGGTACTTCGGGGACAACTACTTCAAGGAGAGTTACGACCTGAGCCCCTCGAAGTGCAAGAGCCACTCCAGTTGGTGTCTGCTGAACGTGGTCATCTCGGGCTACAACGCGGGCTACGGCACGGTGGACTCGGCGGCGAAGAGCAAGACGCTGCCCAATCCGGATTACGTCGACTCGGTGCGCTCGCTCATGGCCGACTGCCCCTGCGACAAGTACTGA
- a CDS encoding uL11 family ribosomal protein → MPPKKKTHEVTLALEAGNAAMVDLGKMLGPTGANMRAVKVEYDEATAKNRGEIIPVIVSVYEDRSHTLAYKTPPTSFLIRKSLGIQSGAANPLTTTVGTLSAQQVKEIAERKLVDLNANDLDAAIKIVSGTARSMGVKVAS, encoded by the coding sequence ATGCCGCCCAAGAAGAAGACTCATGAGGTAACCCTCGCGCTTGAGGCGGGTAACGCCGCGATGGTCGACCTCGGTAAGATGCTCGGCCCGACCGGCGCCAACATGCGTGCCGTCAAGGTCGAGTACGACGAGGCCACCGCGAAGAACCGGGGCGAGATCATCCCGGTCATCGTGTCGGTCTACGAGGACCGCAGCCACACGCTGGCCTACAAGACGCCGCCGACCAGCTTCCTCATCCGGAAGTCCCTGGGCATTCAGTCCGGCGCCGCCAACCCGCTCACCACGACCGTCGGCACGCTCAGTGCCCAGCAGGTCAAGGAGATCGCCGAGCGCAAGCTGGTCGACCTCAACGCGAACGACCTCGATGCCGCGATCAAGATCGTGTCCGGCACCGCCCGTTCCATGGGTGTGAAGGTCGCTTCCTGA
- a CDS encoding ClpP family protease — MSLFPQPNQPPEWPPQQAGFPGWLEERLFEQRIVMLRGRLTGETATGIAAALLTLDAAGPEAIQLHVATPGGELGAALAVIDVIDSLSAPVHALVTSEAGGAVLAILAAADQRSAYRHARFKLAEPRAAGVTGTADEVAAAAGQHLRELEEVVVRLAGITGKPRSRIEDDLSAGRSLSAAEALEYGLIDEVIAPKKNGPR; from the coding sequence ATGTCCCTGTTCCCGCAGCCGAATCAGCCGCCCGAATGGCCGCCGCAGCAGGCCGGCTTCCCCGGTTGGCTCGAGGAGCGGCTCTTCGAACAACGGATCGTGATGCTTCGCGGCCGGCTGACCGGCGAGACGGCGACCGGGATCGCGGCCGCCCTGCTGACCCTCGACGCGGCCGGTCCGGAGGCGATCCAGCTGCACGTGGCCACCCCGGGTGGGGAGCTGGGCGCGGCACTCGCGGTGATCGACGTGATCGACTCACTGTCCGCTCCGGTGCACGCCCTGGTCACCTCGGAGGCGGGCGGGGCGGTGCTGGCGATCCTTGCGGCGGCGGATCAGCGGTCGGCGTACCGGCACGCCCGGTTCAAACTCGCCGAGCCGCGGGCCGCCGGGGTCACCGGCACGGCCGACGAGGTGGCCGCCGCGGCCGGGCAGCACCTGCGTGAGCTGGAGGAGGTGGTGGTCCGGCTGGCCGGGATCACCGGGAAGCCGCGCAGCCGGATCGAGGACGACCTGTCCGCCGGCCGGAGCCTGAGCGCCGCCGAGGCCCTGGAGTACGGCCTGATCGACGAGGTGATCGCACCAAAGAAGAACGGGCCCCGGTGA